In the Nitrosopumilus cobalaminigenes genome, TCAATTTTAGTCCAACTAGACACTTTACATTTTGCTCCAGAAAATTTACCGGCTTTTGATTCCCCCATTTTCCATTCCCAACATGAAATTGAAACATCTACTTTGTTTGTAGTTGGTGTTAATCCCATTGTTCCATATCCATAATATGCTAATGGTCTAATGTAAGATTCTTTGAGTCCGCCTGCTTGAACTGTTTTTATGATTGCATCTGAAATTACTTTTTTTGAAAATTGCATTTTCATAGAATATAATTTTGCAGATTTGAAAAATCTATCAACATGCTCTGGTAATCTGAAAATTGCTGATCCATTTGGAGTATCATAGCATCTAATTCCCTCAAATATTGATGTTGAATAATGTAATGCATGAGTTAATACGTGAACTTTGGCATCTTTGAATGGAACCAATTTTCCATTCATCCATATTTTACCAATCTCTTTCATAGGAGAGCAAAAAATCCATGCTAATTTAAAGAATTATCTTTTGAAGAATATTTGGCATATCTGAAACTACATATCTGATAAAGAGTAAATTATGGTATGGAGTGGACTATGGGCTTTGCAGGAATTGCATGCCTCGTAGTAGGTTTGGTTGGTCAGGCTTTTGAAATGAGAAAAATTCGTTTGACTACATACAAAGATGAGGATTTAGGCTCAGCCAATATTTTCATGAATAAGAAAAATTTCAAGTGGTATGCTTTACTTGGTATTGGAATTGTTTTGTGGTACGCAGCTGAGCGTATGTGAATGGATCTATATAGATCAGGTCTAAATACTAGAAATTGCAACATATAGTATCGCGTGTTTTGGGTAACGCCGGACTAACTCTAGATAAAGGTCCAAGAATAAACCCATGATGGCGGTTTACAGGAGAAATCCCGTAACGCCACTTTTACATTAAATAAAATTAATTTTTGAAATTTCTTGGTGTATTGCTCTGATTGCTTTTGTAATGTTATCTTGTGTATCTTCTACAACAATAATTATTCTTGAAGTTTCTTCCTGTGCATCCATGTTTAAAATATTTAATCCTGATTCACCAATCTTTGCACTAGTTCTAGAAGCTACTTGTTGAACTCTCCACATTTCATCACCAATTAATGTAATTACTCCTCTGTTGTATGTAATAGTTGCAAGTGAATCAAATCCTAAAAGATACTTTTCATTTCGTTTAACATATTCTCCATCCAAAAATAATATTCTAGAAAATTCTATTCCATCTTTTGTAAATGGAGATAAAATGATAAATTCACTATAATGTTTGTCTTTTTCTAATGATGTTAACAGCTTTTGAATTGCACTAGTTTCAATTCTAAAAATAGCACAATTCTCTTTTCCTGTTACTATTTTAATTGGATGTCCTTTCTGTTCATCTAGATTTCTTTTAATTGTAGTAATTTTTTCTGGATTTTTCATATTTGTTATAGTGATTGGCATGTCTACTCCGTTTTCTACAATTTCTTTAATTGCTATAGGATCTAAAATTTTCATTCCAAACATTCCTGCTAATCTTGCTTCATTGTATGATAGTTGTATGATCTCTCTCAAGTCAGAATCTACAATTTTTGGATCGGCAGAAACTACAGAACTATCTTTCTCAAAATCAATATTTGTTTCATATTTTTTATGAAATAATATTCCTAGATCAGCTGCGGTTCTATCTGAACCTCCACGCTCATATGTAGTAGTGATCCCATCTACCGTTTTTCCTATGAATCCTCCTATGGTCACTACTTCATTATTGTCTACTAATTCTACAATTTTACCCATTTTTTCTCTGGATTCTGCAGTGAGAAAATTTGTAAATTCTATATTGTGATCAGTAATAATTGGCCAATCATCATATTCTACTGCTTCAGTTTTGATACCATTACTTCTTAGAATATGGTTCATTACATGTGACATCAGTATTTCTCCAGAAAATGCTAATGCTTGAGAACGTACTTCATTGATAAATTCTTTGTTGTTATATGCAGTATCTAAGGCACTTTGTGCTTTTTCTAGATGATAATCTATAGTTTTTTTACAATTTTCTTTGTTATTTTCATCAACAAACTCTAGAATTTTTTGATAAGTTGATTTTACAACATCCAAAGACGGTTTTATCCCATTTTCTGCATTTTTACCCTGCTCTAAAATGACATCCGTCAAAGAACGTTTTTTTTCATTGTGAATTGTTAATGGGGCAGAAAAAACTGTAATTACTTTACAATCTGTTTTCAAATCTGAAATTCTTTGAATAATTTTGGGAATTGTCTCGCCATTAGGACCTAAGGCACTTCCACCAAATTTTGCAACAATTAACTTTGTCAATATACTTTATCAAAATCCAATGGCCATCTATTAAGCATTTGATTGCTAAACCATCAATTTTTGAATAATTTCTGATGCTATTTTAGCACCATCAGTATTTACTTGATTTCTTTTTGTTTCAAGTTTTTCTAAAACTAATTCCTCTAATCTGTTAATATCTTCAAATACAAATCCTTGTTCTTTTGCATTGTCTTCTTGCTCAAAATGACCTTTAATGGGAATGAATATTGAAGGTGTACCATAAGCGTTAGCCTCGTCAATGGTTGATTTTCCTGCTAATGAAATAATTACATCTGCTGCAAAAATTAGTTCATGTAAATTATCTACAAATCCTAAATTTTTTACATTTTTGAATTCTTTATTCACTGCAGGACCTGAAACCAGAACTATTTTTATGTCTTGATTGATTTTAGAAATTACCTCTAATGCTTTTTCTATGAGAAAAACTCCTGCATTGGTTCCTCCTATAGATATGATGATGGTCTTTTTTTCAAAAGAAAATTTTTTTCTTAATTCTTCTCTTGTACTATTTGTTTGTCTAACAATTGGACCTACTCGTTTAATATTATTCTCATCTTTTCCATTTTCAGGAAAAATAACTGTATCGCATTTTTTAATTATTTCCTGCATTGATTTATTCATCTTTTTTTCAATGAATGATGCTATTCCTTTAGTGAAATGAGTTTCTAAAACATCTGTTATTAATACAGTTGGAATTTTCATTTCTTGTGCTATTGTTAATGATGCAAAATCTTCATCACTAATCACTAAATTTGGTTTATCTTTTTGAAGAATTTTTTCTGAAATATTTTTACAATCTCTATAATATTGATAATAATTCCATAACCATTTTGCTGGATTTTTCAATGTTCCATTTTCAATGATAAATGATGGTGGACTGTATACATCTTGGACTTTGTAATCTAGTTTTTTTAGAATTTTTGCAGCTCCGCTTCCTGTGACAAAATTGGTTGAAATATTTTCAAAATTATTTACTATTGCAATATCTCGAGTTACATGACCTAATCCAATTGGACTTGAAAAGAAACTCAAAACATTCATGATTATCTCAATTTATTATCAAATTTCTAGATTTTCTCTTGTCTCAAAGTTTAAATGGATTTTAACAAGGTAGGTTTCTGGGCTCATAGTCCAGGTCGGTTATGACGTCGCCCTTACACGGCGAAGATCCGGGGTTCAAATCCCCGTGGGCCCATTTTATGCCTAATTTCTAACTAAATACGACATTTTAGATTATATTTTAATTAATTTTGAATATAGACAATATGATTCAAAAATTATTTTTGGTTGTTTTTGTATTGCTGATTGCTGTGACATTTTCTCCTGCATATGCACAACATCATTCTGGTTCTCTTGCTCCACCCGTTGATTTTGATGGATTGAAATTATCTTTAATTGCATTACTTACTCCTGAAGATTTTACATTAGATGATTCAGAAAACCCCAATCTTTCAATCAGGCTATTTGATAGTGATACTGACATCAATGTAAAGAGTGTAACATATAGAATTCAAATCTTCTACAAGAATGATCTTGTAGCAAATGAATATTTTTTTGATGAAGATGGAAAATTGGATTTAGAAATAAAACCCAGATCAGAATGTATTCATCAAGATCTTTGGAAATGCACAACGTATTATGGTGAAAAACATCCTATTGCAGGCGGATATTATGCAAGAGGTGATTCAATTCCTGTTATTCAAGGACCTGTATTTGATAAGAATGGTCAATATGAAATCAACGTATCCATTGTAGGAGCAACTAATCCAAAAACTATGACTACCAAAGATTTACTTTTTGAAACATTTGTAGAGATCCCTCAGAAAGAAACATTTTTTGTTAAAACTGCAAATGCACAGGAATTTCCTATCTCTATAAAATCCTACAATAGTGAAACTTCAAATTTCAACTATGATGTTTCACAAGAAAAGATAACTTTTGAAACAACTCCTCAACCAAATGCCCATCAACATCATTCCAATTTCGAACAAGTAATAATTTTAGAAAAAGACTTTGAATCCTTCAAAGACGGATACGCTGTAGATGTATTTGTGGAAGGAACACAACTAAATGATGAATTTATAGAATTTGATGTTTCATCTAGAGATGTCAATATAATTAAAATTGAGATTCCTAATGAAGAATTTCCCTCATTTAATAATGATAATTCCTTAAACGTTGAAATTTCACCTGGAAATTTGATTGAATACAGTGTTTTAGATTTAAAATTTGACAATAATGTCTCAGCAAATGTTTCATGGGATTCAAAATTAGAAACTGGTAAAAATATTCCTTTTACGTTTTCTTTCTTTGATTCTTCGAATAATCCTGCAGAAGAAATCTTATTTGCATATAGTATAATTGATTCATCTGGGAAAGAAATTTGGTCAAATATTGGTTCTGGTGAATCTTACCTTGGTATTTTAGCAAAAAATGGAATGGCTAAAGAATCAATTTTCATTCCTGAAAATGGAAAATATCAATTGAAATTGATTTTAACAGGTCAAAATTATCAAAACTTTGAAAATTTTCTAATTTCTCAAATTGACTTTGAACTTTCTCAATCACAAATGGATAAGAAAGAAACACCTACTGTTCCTGATTGGGTCAAAAAGAATGCAGGTTGGTGGTCTTCTGGTATAATTGGAGATCAAGAATTTGTACAATCACTTCAATTTTTGATCAAGGAAGATATTCTTCTTATTCCAACAACTGACTCCATTACATCTGAATCTCAAGAAATTCCTGATTGGGTCAAAAAGAATGCAGGTTGGTGGTCAGAAGGATTAGTAGCAGATTCTGATTTTGTTGCAGGCATTCAATATCTAATCTCTAGTGGAATTTTGGTAGTCTAATTAAGACTAACAAAAAAGTCTGATTAAAAAATTAACTGGTTGGATTCATTGCAGCAGCTCTTTCCTTAACTTTTTTGTCTATTACCGCATTGACGTATTCACCTTGCTGTGCTTGACAATCTCCAATGTTTACTGCATAGCCATCAAAGGTTTCGGCAATACATCCTGCATCAGTAACAGCTATCACTTCTACTCTTTCAGTATATTCTTCTGGGGCAACATACCACATTAGATAGGCAAAAAGTAAAACAGCTCCTACTAGAATTACTCCGCCAATAATAAAAATAGAATTCCTATTTGATCTATTTTTTGATTCGTTATTTATTGCTGACATGTCTATGTTATGTGAAAATCTAATTAAAAGAAAATGGTTAATTTTCAAAAATGATTTTCAACCAAACAAATCATACTTTGAATCAAAATTAGCCTATTTTACAACAACTTTTACTTTGAAGTCCTCTTGCAATCCACCAAATAGAAAAAATCAAAACTCCAACTGAAATGAATTTTAATTCTAATCCTTGCATTGGAAATAATGATAATCCTCCAACTGCCCCTAAAATTACTGCTAAAGGTGCTGTACATGCAGGGCATCCAGGTGTGAATGCAGCAAATGCTCCTCCTAACACTGCTGAAGAGTTTGATTTGACAGAATTCATCATTTTCATCCTTTTAATTTTAAATGCCATCATTGCAAAATTGATTCCAGCTAATGCTGAGATTGTGATTGTCAATCCAATTGATGTTACAATGTAAAAAGGCATAATCTCCATTGTAGTTTCTAAATGAGATGGAAGCATTGACATTGTCAAAAAGTAGTAGATGATTCCCAAACCTGTCCCACCAATTATTGCGATTGACGCATATCTTTTCGTAGTTAGAACATTTGAAATCAATTGAAATTTACTTGCCAAGTAGGTTAATTCACAATTCATCATATTTTAACTATATTTGATCAACCAAAGATTCTTAGCCATTAATGATGTGCCTACATCATGACTGAATTTTCATCTGAAGAAAAAATCATTCTTGTCCAATATGGGATTAAAAAATATGAAAATGAAGCAACTGTTACTGAAAAACTCAAATCTATTCTATCTGAAAAAGATATTCAGCGAAATATAGACACTCTTCTTGGAACACAAAGAGTTAGACGAATTGGTCCTGAAATTCTTCAAAATAATGAAAGCCACACTGAATTACCAGAACTTCCTGAAAATCTCAAATCTATAATTGATGATCTTTAGTTTGAAAAATTCTTAAAC is a window encoding:
- a CDS encoding aspartate kinase encodes the protein MTKLIVAKFGGSALGPNGETIPKIIQRISDLKTDCKVITVFSAPLTIHNEKKRSLTDVILEQGKNAENGIKPSLDVVKSTYQKILEFVDENNKENCKKTIDYHLEKAQSALDTAYNNKEFINEVRSQALAFSGEILMSHVMNHILRSNGIKTEAVEYDDWPIITDHNIEFTNFLTAESREKMGKIVELVDNNEVVTIGGFIGKTVDGITTTYERGGSDRTAADLGILFHKKYETNIDFEKDSSVVSADPKIVDSDLREIIQLSYNEARLAGMFGMKILDPIAIKEIVENGVDMPITITNMKNPEKITTIKRNLDEQKGHPIKIVTGKENCAIFRIETSAIQKLLTSLEKDKHYSEFIILSPFTKDGIEFSRILFLDGEYVKRNEKYLLGFDSLATITYNRGVITLIGDEMWRVQQVASRTSAKIGESGLNILNMDAQEETSRIIIVVEDTQDNITKAIRAIHQEISKINFI
- a CDS encoding glycosyltransferase gives rise to the protein MNVLSFFSSPIGLGHVTRDIAIVNNFENISTNFVTGSGAAKILKKLDYKVQDVYSPPSFIIENGTLKNPAKWLWNYYQYYRDCKNISEKILQKDKPNLVISDEDFASLTIAQEMKIPTVLITDVLETHFTKGIASFIEKKMNKSMQEIIKKCDTVIFPENGKDENNIKRVGPIVRQTNSTREELRKKFSFEKKTIIISIGGTNAGVFLIEKALEVISKINQDIKIVLVSGPAVNKEFKNVKNLGFVDNLHELIFAADVIISLAGKSTIDEANAYGTPSIFIPIKGHFEQEDNAKEQGFVFEDINRLEELVLEKLETKRNQVNTDGAKIASEIIQKLMV